The window CCTGCTACCCATGCTGTTGCTTTTTTAGCATCGATGACAGTACCATCTTCTAATACAACACCATTTTTTACACTGATAATGCCTTCATAATCGGCACTGTCATAGTTCTCAGCTACAAGGGTTACTTTTGTCCCTTCATCATCACGTAATCGTCTTACCCATCCTTTGAAAGCTTCTTTGATGGCAGTATCTGTTACATCGTATAGTGCACATGTGTTAAAGTAATAAACTTCGATCGCATTACGATAAGCGGTATAAGCATTACCATCCACTGTGCCATTGACACCACCTGTAAGGCTTACGCCTGCTGTTGCTGCTAATACGCCAGTTCCAGTGAACGTCACCATGGCGTTATCTTGTAACTCATCTACTGCACTGACTAACAGCTGTTGATCCATAAGGGTTGTTCCTAAGTAGGTTGACACATTGAACTTGCTATCTTTTGCTTCAATGACTACTTTAAGATCATTACCTCTGGTACCGGTGTACTTAGCTGTTGCTGTAAGATTCCCTGTTATAACAGAGGCTTTTGTACCACCTGCTGCAGGGTTAAGACGGAAAACCAATACTTTCTCTGCCCGTTTTAGAGTTTCGTTAAGGGGTATTAGGGTATAAAGCTCTTCACCAAATATACCCCTGGTATCCGTCTGGTTGGTTACTTCTACTACCTCTTGTTCTGGACCAAAATTAAGGTCCAGAGGTATGGTTACGATACCTCGTTTTGCCTGTTCTTCTTGAATGCGTGTTTGTTGAAAGTTAATGTAGACACCTGGTCTAACTTTGTTCTGAGTAGTCCATGTTCCACCCATTTGTAAGCACCTTCCTTTCGTCTTCTTAGGTTATTACGTGTTATACCTCCATATGCTTATCCAACCTTTGCATGATTGGACCGGCTTCTACCGCTTCATGGGTAACCAGTTGTAGGTTAAAGGTATAATGCAATTGACCATCTGTTATGTTACTTGTTTTCTCGCCAGTTCTTAAGCGAATGCCCTCTAGGTCAACATAAGTCATAGCTTCGTCTAATTGATCGGAGATCTGCCAATAGATCATATCCCGATCTGCATCTTCCAAGAGGCATACAATGCCCAGCTGTATGTTTTTCATAAGGTTTTCTCTTTGATTCTGAGTGGTCTTTTTTAGACACTGAATCCTCAGAGCTGGTTTTAATAGATTAGCTGGGGTATCCTCTTCAAGGTACACATGATATGTGGGGTATAAGCTGACTAGCTTATCCTTTATCCCTTGCTTTACTTGATTAACCATTATTCTCCCTCCCGCCGTAATACACTTAATGAACTGATGTTGTCATGCATTACTTTTCTTGGTCAAAGGCTTGTTGTCCCTTGCCTGATTACATCTTACCATCACCCGACACGACATTAACACGACATGATTTCATTTTCCAGTTTCTTCTCAATCCGTTGTACTTGTCTGGTGGAGAGATAGATTTTCTCAGCAGTTTGTTCTTGGGTCATGCCTTTGACAAATCGGTAATAAAAAATTTGTTCTTGGGTACCTTCTAATTTCCCCATCAGAGCATCCATTTCTTTTTTCTCATCTTGCAACCGTCGTAGTTCATGATGATGCAACAAGAGATGCCCATCCAGAATCTTTATTTCTTTTAAATAGGTTTTATAGGATATGTTAGGGTGCTTGCTTTTGATTAAACGTTCCCTACCACTTTTGATTAATTGCATCAGTACTTCTTTTTCTTTTTCATATGATTGAATCCTAAGCTGTATAATGGAGATTTTTTTCGTCATATCCTCATATGAATGATATAAAATATGCATTTATCATCATCCTTTCATGAACATATATAGCGTAGCCACACTACTCATATTGCGTAATCGTTTTGTTAAAAAAAGATAAGCTTAGGCATGCATTGAATCATGATACCATCCTAAGAGCTTAACTGAAATATCGTGTATCTTGCTCATTTTTTCAAATTAAGCAAGAATGTGAATTGACATTTCGCAAAACGTGTAATATAATAGATAGAGAGTCCTTTTATTGTGTCATATCATCAACCAAGTGCTTTTTATGATGATCTTACATAAATGACGTTTTACCCATTATCTTATTGTCAAAAGATTAGTGTATACTTATTATATTACTCATTTCGAGTAATGTCAATAGCCAATTTGTTAATTAATATGTAAAGGAGGGACATGATGACTCTAGGCGAGAAATTAAAATATTTACGAAATGAAAGAGGCTTATATCAACGTGATGTAGCCCGCGCGTTGGATATGGCTATTACAACGATTTCAGGTTACGAAAGAGATGACAGACGACCTAACCCTGAGACACTTAAGCAGTTAGCTGATTATTATGGTGTAACCATTGATTCCCTTGTAGGCAGCTCTGACAACACCGTTGATACCTTGGAAGAAGAATTTCCTGAAGGTATTCAAGTTCTTCGCCGTGCGACGAAAGAATTAACACCAGAAGCTCGCAATAAGATGGTCAAGTTAATGAAGGCCTTTTTGGAAAATGAGTAATGCTTTAGGGAGGTCAAAAAATGCAAATACCAAAGAAGCCCCGATATGAATACGCAAAACATGTAGGACGCGATTTTATTAAGAGTCTGCATATTCATTCATACCCTATTGATCCCATTGATATTATCTACCGTATGGATTGGCGGCTGGAGATTGATGACTTATGTGGAGAAGAAGGCTATACGTTTTATAATACGAGAAATAAACAATATTGTATTGTCATTGATAATGGTCAGAATGTGAGTAAACAGCGGTGTAAGTTCACCATTGCCCATGAAATTGGTCACATTCTCATGAAGCACTATACAACTTTTGCTAGAAACACCCTGGATGATCATGCCTATCGCGTATTGGATATCGAGGCCAATGTTGTAGCTGGGGAACTCTTGATGCCTTATCTGTCCATTCATAAAAACCCAGATAAAAGCATTGATTTTCTTGCTCAAAAATACGATGTATCCTATGGTGCTATGGTCACACGTTTGAAATTTTTAGGGCTGCATCATTTATATGAGGGAACAAATGACACATCTGTGGCGTGTGAACACATAAGTTCTTATCATACGTAGCTATATAAATGGGGATATGGGATAATTCATTTCGCTAAACCTCATCCTTGAGCTTAAGTTCACGTGTATTATCCCACATCCCCATTTTCGTATGTTTATTTTTCTTTTGTAAATATATAGTTGCCGTGAGCGCAACCAAGTCGACGCACATCCCCTATGAATGTTATCCTGCCATCATCATATAGTGCGCCAGTAACCGTATAACTGTTATCATCCGTTACCTGTAGAACCCGATCACCTCTGGTTTCATTCATAAACCTAATGTGACGATCATCCATGATTTTATATGTGCCGGTGTAAACTAACTCCCCAGTTACTTTCTTATAACGACCGTCAGCATAAAAATCCATGGTGATGTTGATGTCATCCCCTTTTTCTTCTGGACATTTACCGAGCCATTTACCTAAGAGCATGTCCTCCACTTTCATGGATGGGTCTAAATCACCAAAAGGTGTGGTCTGAGGCAGTCTAGGTTCAATCTTGTCTGCTGCTTCTTGTTCCTCTATGTGTTCTTCTAATGGTTCATCTGAGTCTTGACTAGATTCTTCCTCTTGAAATAGGTGTTCCTGTATGCCCATTGCCTTAGGTTCTGGAAACATTTCCTTCCAGTTCCCCTCAAATGCAATGCCATAGGTATCACATAACCCTTGGAAATCCTTTTTATATTGTCGAAATGTGGTATTGGCTATGCCAAAATATTTTATTGCATGTTGTAATACTTGTCCATCATCTGTTGCTTGATAGTTGGCTATTTTTGTATGATAGGATAGCAGATTTTCTTCACTGGTAATGAGTAAATTATGGATGGTATCCAGTTCCCCAAAGAGTTCCTTCATACCTTTTATCTGATTGAGAACGTCTCTTTGTTTCGTTATAACCTCATCAGCTCTTGCCAAATCATCTAAGTGAGGTACCTGTATATTAGGGATACTATACCGTTCCAACTGATCTTCTTCATGATTAAAATACGGTATATACCGTGATTGCTTCTTTTTTAATGCCTTTAGCTGTTGCATGTATTCTATGATGACTGCTTTTTTATCGTCATCCATGATAACCATGGTTTCTTCTACTGGCGTGGCGGGTGTTACTGTCATGGCTTGTTTAACCATTTCTTCTTTCTTGGTTGTGCCTGATGTAACACTTATGCCTTCTGTTTCAGGGCTTATATTAGCTATATAATCTCGATTAAAACCGTAAATGGTTACTCCAAGAAAAATAAAAGAGCCAATAGCAGCGAATATGCTTAGTGTAATACCTATGGTAATCAATGTGTTTTTCATTATTTCCTCCAGTGGTTGCTTGCAATTGTTTCATCTATCTACATAAACAGTCAACAGTTGGTAGTATATACCATATTATCTTACTATATTATGTTCTATTTTTCAATTTGCATTTATACCTATATACTCCCCACGAAGGTCTTATACAATGATAATCAAAAAAAGAACCTAAGGACTAGATACCCAGCATACCATATGCATAGTCATTCACGTAATTTTAAGAAAATAGGATGCATATTCCTTAGATATATCTCTCTAATCCATTCTGGTTATGTCGTCTATTTACTCAGATTCACTGTAAGGTACTAAGGCTTAACATTCGCCCATATGGCTATTCTAAATGGTGCCTGAAAGGCATCCTGATTATAGCTCTCTATCACATAATTATGGGCAGTTTTGTATTTGTTTTCTTTGAACCACTTCTCAAAATAGATCATTGCACTTCTCAAGTTGGGTCCAACAGCTTCTTCAAAGCTTTCGTTGTCGTAGATACAACAGACGTACTTCCCTTTTGGCAATACCAACGATACCATATCATCAGGCATATCTTCAATATGGGTTACAACTGTTGCTGCTAGATAATGGTACCCATCTTCTTTATGATTATAGGATATACCAAATTCATGTCTTGGCTGAACACGATGTTTAATGGTGTGTTTTACTTGATGAAATTTCTCCCATGCCACACCAGGATTGTCAATACCCGTATCATGAATGCTAAAAGGACAAAAGATATCCACACCTATTAAAGAAATGGCTTCTTGTTCTCGTACCTGAATTTCCAATACCATATGATAGGCGACATATTTCTCGCCAATGTTTAATCGAGCATTTTGCAGCAATACATCTGGTTTATATACATGAAACAATGGTGCTATCTCTTTACGATAGTCACTTGGGGTCATCTTATAGGTTTCTTTAAATACACGCGAAAAATGTTCAGGGCTTTTAAAGCCACTTTTTTCTGCAACCTTGTTAACACGCTCTCCTTCCTGCAACCCAATGACGGCACAAGCTAATCGACGATATAAAATGTACTTCTCCACACTGTAACCTGTTGTTTCATGAAATAACCTTTGAAAGTAAAAACTAGATAAATAACAATGACTTGCTAAATCACTTATGCGTATCTCTTCCGATACATGGTCATCAATAAAATCTAACGCTCTCTTTATGGAATCTATTGCTTTCATTTAAACACCCCTTCCTGTAAGATAGGTATAGTTTAACATAGTACCGCTAAAAATCCATGACTCACAATGCTATTATTCAGCTAATCAACCACCGTCATGTATATTATTAAAGAAGCACCTGGCATACGTTATAGAAAAATTTGGATTGTATCAAGCATAATAAAAAAAGACCCTCAGGCCTTTTTTCTACTTTTTATTTAAAATCTGCTCTTTTTTATGAAGCAGTTTCTCATTGTATTTAAGGGATATTCTATAGGTAGCATAGCAATAACCTAAGCTTAGGCATTCAACAATCGGTATAAAAATGATAAGCGTATCCCATGGAAATCCATCCCTGCTTTGAAGAAGTGCTAGAATAAGCATGATGACAAACACGATGATGAATATGGTCCATAAAACGGCTTTTATACCAAGACGCTTCTTTTCATAGATGTAATAATAAGCATAGGATGAAATGGTTCCAACAACCACACCTACCATACTATTACTAATCAGCACATTCAAGATGTCCATCCCCGGGTTCATGATGATAGCTACGACGCCTACGATACAGCCTATCATGGCAGATATGATTGTATTTAAGATAATATCCATATATTTCATATACTTAATAAATTTCATATCCATCACTCCCTAAAAATCAAGCATCTCTTTGAATTGTTGCAGATAGGTTCTGGTGACATCCACTTCTTCGTCTAATCCCTCAAAGGTAAGCAGCAGCTTACTGTTAAACCATGGAATAATCCGATCTATTTTTACTATATTGACAATGTAGGACTTGTTAACACGGATAAAACTGGTGTTATCAAGTCGTTCTTCTAACTGATATAGTTTTTCTTTTATGGCATATGTGGTATCCTTCATTTTGCATGTGACGTCGTTGTTAACGGCTTCAAAATAATAGATGTCGTCATAAGCCAGAAGCTTTAATTCACCTTTACTATTTTTACCTGTAATGCGGTCTTTAACTATTTCTTTTTTATCAACAATAGCATCCAGGTAATCGATAAGAACATGTAAAGATTCCATGTCAAAGACAATGCCTATTTTCCCCTTTTCGAGAGTCAACCCTCTTTCAATGAGCCATACATCAGACTCTTCCCGAATATGGATATGACGGTTATGCAGCAATTCTTCAACAATATTTCTTATCTTTTCTGAGCAATGTAAACTGACTGTCATCATAAGCCCTCATCTCATGCTATGGTATAAAACATGGGTAGTTATAGTCTCTTATCATTGATAATAGCATATCCCATATGATCTGTCTATGACCTCTTAAGCCTCTTTTTTAGCTCCCATCCAATAAGATGCCATGACAAAGAAAACAATGGTGATGATGCCAAGAATGCTTATATTAAGCTGTTTATTCCATAGACTCTCCCCATAGAATAGAGCTTTGATGATATCATGAGCCCAGTATTGAGGGAATAATCTTGCCAACCTTTGCATGAACGCAGGCATCATATCAACAGGCCAGAAGATACCAGCTACCATGGATGAGAACATGACTACTACATTGGTTAGAATCTCCACAACGGTCACTTTTTTGACCACGGCTATTATAAAGAAGGATATGGCTATACCACAGAGTGCAAATAAAAGGAGGGTCATCACAATATCAAGGATAGGTATGGTTAATGCATCTCCTAGAATGACCATGACAGCGATGCTTAATAAAATCTGAATGAGTACTAAGCTGGATGTGGATATGAGATACCCGCCTATATAGTGTTTTGCTTTCAATGGCATGGATAATAACCGACGATATACCCCTTCAAGGCGATCTTCAACAGCCAAGTGACTAATCTTGATGCTGGTTAATAGAATGAAGTAAATAAGAATACCAAGTGCAAAGCTGATGTTATCCGGGTTATTATTCTCACTAATATACTGAGATGTGAGCTTCACTTCTTTTTTATTAAAAGCTTCGGTTAGGTCCTGCAATTTATCCGGGTCTTTTCCTGACCCAATATATAGCCCCCTCATATTGGAAAAATAGTGATTGTTCATTTGGCCTAATGTCTGGAGCGTGTCCGATTTTTGTAACCCGTACAGCTGAATGTTCACATCTTGATCTTTGTAAAAACCTTCTTCAAAGCCTTTTTCAATGATGATATACATGCTTATGTTCATATTTTGAATCTGCTGTTGTAAGTGGCTGATGGTATAGATATGTTCATCCTCACTGACCTGATCTTCTTGGTCCGTAATGGTGATGGGTACAATACGGTATTGGTCCTGCTCCTGCAAATATGTCATGTATTGACTGGATAAAAAGCTTTTGTCCTCATCAGCTACATAGACGGATATTTTACTGCCTGTATTACCTGTAAATAACATGATCGCTCCAAATAGGATAACAGGTAAAAGGATATAGATAAAGACGGCGTTTTTCTCTCTTAAAAACCGTTTGAAATTGTTATGGGCAAGTTTTAGAACAACCATTTATCGCACTTCC is drawn from Vallitalea pronyensis and contains these coding sequences:
- a CDS encoding phage tail sheath family protein, which codes for MGGTWTTQNKVRPGVYINFQQTRIQEEQAKRGIVTIPLDLNFGPEQEVVEVTNQTDTRGIFGEELYTLIPLNETLKRAEKVLVFRLNPAAGGTKASVITGNLTATAKYTGTRGNDLKVVIEAKDSKFNVSTYLGTTLMDQQLLVSAVDELQDNAMVTFTGTGVLAATAGVSLTGGVNGTVDGNAYTAYRNAIEVYYFNTCALYDVTDTAIKEAFKGWVRRLRDDEGTKVTLVAENYDSADYEGIISVKNGVVLEDGTVIDAKKATAWVAGATAAANTNQSLTYDFYDGAVDVDNKYNYTTIEDAIHAGNFLFTGYDGKARVEYDINTLHTYTADKGRLFRKNRVMRTLDAINHDITKIGNDYFIGKISNNEDGRNLLKNEIIKCLQRYENQDAITNLDTGKDVQVLASTETDVVVVRIAAQPVDGMEKLYMTVEVK
- a CDS encoding phage tail terminator family protein, which translates into the protein MVNQVKQGIKDKLVSLYPTYHVYLEEDTPANLLKPALRIQCLKKTTQNQRENLMKNIQLGIVCLLEDADRDMIYWQISDQLDEAMTYVDLEGIRLRTGEKTSNITDGQLHYTFNLQLVTHEAVEAGPIMQRLDKHMEV
- a CDS encoding sigma factor-like helix-turn-helix DNA-binding protein, which translates into the protein MHILYHSYEDMTKKISIIQLRIQSYEKEKEVLMQLIKSGRERLIKSKHPNISYKTYLKEIKILDGHLLLHHHELRRLQDEKKEMDALMGKLEGTQEQIFYYRFVKGMTQEQTAEKIYLSTRQVQRIEKKLENEIMSC
- a CDS encoding helix-turn-helix domain-containing protein, whose translation is MMTLGEKLKYLRNERGLYQRDVARALDMAITTISGYERDDRRPNPETLKQLADYYGVTIDSLVGSSDNTVDTLEEEFPEGIQVLRRATKELTPEARNKMVKLMKAFLENE
- a CDS encoding ImmA/IrrE family metallo-endopeptidase produces the protein MQIPKKPRYEYAKHVGRDFIKSLHIHSYPIDPIDIIYRMDWRLEIDDLCGEEGYTFYNTRNKQYCIVIDNGQNVSKQRCKFTIAHEIGHILMKHYTTFARNTLDDHAYRVLDIEANVVAGELLMPYLSIHKNPDKSIDFLAQKYDVSYGAMVTRLKFLGLHHLYEGTNDTSVACEHISSYHT
- a CDS encoding AraC family transcriptional regulator, whose translation is MKAIDSIKRALDFIDDHVSEEIRISDLASHCYLSSFYFQRLFHETTGYSVEKYILYRRLACAVIGLQEGERVNKVAEKSGFKSPEHFSRVFKETYKMTPSDYRKEIAPLFHVYKPDVLLQNARLNIGEKYVAYHMVLEIQVREQEAISLIGVDIFCPFSIHDTGIDNPGVAWEKFHQVKHTIKHRVQPRHEFGISYNHKEDGYHYLAATVVTHIEDMPDDMVSLVLPKGKYVCCIYDNESFEEAVGPNLRSAMIYFEKWFKENKYKTAHNYVIESYNQDAFQAPFRIAIWANVKP
- a CDS encoding LytTR family DNA-binding domain-containing protein; the encoded protein is MMTVSLHCSEKIRNIVEELLHNRHIHIREESDVWLIERGLTLEKGKIGIVFDMESLHVLIDYLDAIVDKKEIVKDRITGKNSKGELKLLAYDDIYYFEAVNNDVTCKMKDTTYAIKEKLYQLEERLDNTSFIRVNKSYIVNIVKIDRIIPWFNSKLLLTFEGLDEEVDVTRTYLQQFKEMLDF
- a CDS encoding ABC transporter permease, with the translated sequence MVVLKLAHNNFKRFLREKNAVFIYILLPVILFGAIMLFTGNTGSKISVYVADEDKSFLSSQYMTYLQEQDQYRIVPITITDQEDQVSEDEHIYTISHLQQQIQNMNISMYIIIEKGFEEGFYKDQDVNIQLYGLQKSDTLQTLGQMNNHYFSNMRGLYIGSGKDPDKLQDLTEAFNKKEVKLTSQYISENNNPDNISFALGILIYFILLTSIKISHLAVEDRLEGVYRRLLSMPLKAKHYIGGYLISTSSLVLIQILLSIAVMVILGDALTIPILDIVMTLLLFALCGIAISFFIIAVVKKVTVVEILTNVVVMFSSMVAGIFWPVDMMPAFMQRLARLFPQYWAHDIIKALFYGESLWNKQLNISILGIITIVFFVMASYWMGAKKEA